One Rhinolophus sinicus isolate RSC01 linkage group LG06, ASM3656204v1, whole genome shotgun sequence DNA window includes the following coding sequences:
- the GRK2 gene encoding beta-adrenergic receptor kinase 1, with the protein MADLEAVLADVSYLMAMEKSKATPAARASKKILLPEPSIRSVMQKYLEDRGEVTFEKIFSQKLGYLLFRDFCLKHLEEAKPLVEFYEEIKKYEKLETEEERVTYSKEIFDTYIMKELLACSHPFSKSATEHVQGHLMKRQVPPDLFQPYIEEICQNLRGDVFQKFIESEKFTRFCQWKNVELNIHLTMNDFSVHRIIGRGGFGEVYGCRKADTGKMYAMKCLDKKRIKMKQGETLALNERIMLSLVSTGDCPFIVCMSYAFHTPDKLSFILDLMNGGDLHYHLSQHGVFSEADMRFYAAEIILGLEHMHSRFVVYRDLKPANILLDEHGHVRISDLGLACDFSKKKPHASVGTHGYMAPEVLQKGVAYDSSADWFSLGCMLFKLLRGHSPFRQHKTKDKHEIDRMTLTMAVELPDSFSPELRSLLEGLLQRDVNRRLGCLGRGAQEVKESPFFRSLDWQMVFLQKYPPPLIPPRGEVNAADAFDIGSFDEEDTKGIKLLDSDQELYRNFPLTISERWQQEVAETVFDTINAETDRLETRKKTKNKQLGHEEDYALGKDCIMHGYMSKMGNPFLTQWQRRYFYLFPNRLEWRGEGEAPQSLLTMEEIQSVEETQIKERKCLLLKIRGGKQFVLQCDSDPELVQWKKELRDAYREAQQLVQRVPKMKNKARSPVVELSKVPLVQRGSANGL; encoded by the exons CATCCGCAGTGTCATGCAGAAGTACCTGGAGGACCGGGGTGAGGTGACCTTTGAGAAGATCTTCTCCCAGAAGCTGG GGTACCTGCTCTTCCGCGATTTCTGCCTGAAACACCTGGAGGAGGCTAAGCCCTTGGTGGAGTTCTATGAGGAG ATCAAGAAATACGAGAAGCTGGAGACGGAGGAGGAGCGTGTGACCTACAGCAAAGAGATCTTCGACACCTACATCATGAAGGAGCTGCTGGCCTGCTCGCAC CCCTTCTCGAAAAGTGCCACTGAACATGTCCAGGGCCACCTGATGAAGAGGCAGGTGCCTCCAGATCTCTTCCAG CCGTACATCGAAGAGATTTGTCAAAACCTCCGAGGGGATGTGTTCCAGAAATTCATCGAGAG TGAAAAATTCACACGATTTTGCCAATGGAAGAACGTGGAGCTCAACATCCAT CTGACCATGAACGACTTCAGCGTGCATCGCATCATCGGGCGAGGGGGCTTTGGCGAGGTCTATGGGTGCCGGAAGGCCGACACGGGCAAGAT gtacGCCATGAAGTGTCTGGACAAAAAGCGCATCAAGATGAAGCAGGGGGAGACCCTGGCCCTCAACGAGCGCATCATGCTGTCCCTCGTCAGCACCGGG GACTGCCCGTTCATCGTCTGCATGTCCTACGCATTCCACACTCCCGACAAGCTCAGCTTCATCCTCGATCTCATGAACG GCGGGGACCTGCACTACCACCTGTCCCAGCACGGGGTCTTCTCCGAGGCCGACATGCGCTTCTACGCAGCGGAGATCATTCTGGGCCTAGAGCACATGCACAGCCGCTTCGTTGTCTACAGGGACCTGAAG CCAGCCAATATCCTGCTGGACGAGCATGGCCACGTGCGCATCTCAGACCTGGGCCTAGCCTGCGACTTCTCCAAGAAGAAGCCCCACGCCAGCGT GGGCACCCACGGGTACATGGCCCCTGAGGTTCTGCAGAAGGGCGTGGCCTATGACAGCAGTGCCGACTGGTTTTCCCTGGGCTGCATGCTCTTCAAGCTGCTGCGGGG GCACAGCCCCTTCCGGCAGCACAAGACCAAAGACAAGCATGAGATTGACCGCATGACATTGACAATG gCCGTGGAGCTGCCTGACTCCTTCTCCCCCGAGCTTCGTTCCTTGCTGGAGGGGCTACTGCAGAGGGACGTCAACCGGAGACTGGGCTGCCTGGGCcgagg GGCCCAGGAGGTGAAGGAGAGCCCTTTCTTCCGCTCCCTGGACTGGCAGATGGTCTTCCTGCAGAAG TACCCTCCCCCGCTGATCCCCCCACGAGGAGAGGTGAACGCCGCCGATGCCTTTGACATTGGCTCCTTTGATGAGGAGGACACAAAAGGAATCAAG TTACTGGACAGCGACCAGGAGCTCTACCGTAACTTCCCCCTCACCATCTCCGAGCGGTGGCAGCAGGAGGTGGCAGAGACCGTCTTTGACACCATCAATGCTGAGACGGACCGGCTGGAGACCCgcaagaaaaccaaaaacaagcaGCTGGGCCATGAGGAAG ACTACGCCCTGGGCAAGGACTGCATCATGCACGGCTACATGTCCAAGATGGGCAACCCCTTCCTGACCCAGTGGCAGCGGCGGTACTTCTATCTGTTCCCCAACCGGCTCGAGTGGCGGGGCGAGGGCGAGGCCCCG cAGAGCCTGCTGACCATGGAGGAGATCCAGTCGGTGGAGGAGACGCAGATCAAGGAGCGCAAGTGCCTCCTTCTCAAGATCCGAGGCGGTAAACAGTTCGTCCTGCAGTGCGAC AGCGACCCAGAGCTGGTGCAGTGGAAGAAGGAGCTGCGTGACGCGTACCGCGAGGCCCAGCAGCTGGTACAGCGGGTGCCCAAGATGAAAAACAAGGCGCGCTCGCCCGTGGTGGAGCTCAGCAAGGTGCCGCTGGTCCAGCGCGGCAGCGCCAACGGCCTCTGA